The Mycolicibacterium hassiacum DSM 44199 genome includes a window with the following:
- a CDS encoding methylated-DNA--[protein]-cysteine S-methyltransferase translates to MDVLKFRVIDSPIGPLTLAGVDGRLRHLRMVDQTHEPSREHWQPDDTVFPDVVDQLDAYFAGDLKEFDVALDLVGTAFQRKVWAALLTIPYGETRSYGEIARQIGSPGASRAVGLANGHNPVAIIVPCHRVIGANGGLTGYGGGLERKRMLLDMEKGRIAPAATLFD, encoded by the coding sequence ATGGACGTCTTGAAGTTTCGGGTGATCGACAGCCCGATCGGCCCGCTCACGCTGGCCGGCGTCGATGGCCGGTTGCGTCACCTGCGCATGGTCGATCAGACCCATGAACCCAGCCGGGAGCACTGGCAACCCGACGACACCGTGTTCCCCGATGTGGTCGACCAACTCGATGCGTACTTCGCCGGCGATCTCAAGGAGTTCGACGTCGCCCTGGATCTGGTCGGCACCGCGTTCCAGCGCAAGGTATGGGCGGCGCTGCTGACAATCCCCTATGGGGAAACCCGGTCGTACGGAGAGATCGCCCGCCAGATCGGTTCCCCGGGGGCGTCGCGGGCCGTCGGATTGGCCAACGGCCACAACCCGGTCGCGATCATCGTGCCGTGCCACCGGGTGATCGGGGCGAACGGCGGCCTCACCGGATACGGTGGGGGCCTCGAACGCAAGCGCATGCTCCTCGACATGGAGAAGGGCCGAATCGCCCCTGCGGCCACGCTTTTCGACTGA